The following are encoded in a window of Anoplopoma fimbria isolate UVic2021 breed Golden Eagle Sablefish chromosome 3, Afim_UVic_2022, whole genome shotgun sequence genomic DNA:
- the LOC129089057 gene encoding uncharacterized protein LOC129089057, with translation MSRRRCVLLCEVKCPLYGLPKEEDVRNEWVEFIFKPVPVQYNANLLLCSRHFTEDCFENWAQYTTGFSKRLLLKEGSVPSLLGPRSGSGSQPRTSQRDPDTLPLPFVARLQSTGTQTDPPPTASVGTMTSKKMVSVATQLSWGTLRSNRRRSKAIQVKMSCVSVGTETTTLSSTSVTDQGFRPSKRPRVEVEEEEEEEEEEVEEEVEEEEEDPLDPTYGPIDSDVSEESEIPFESSSSHEDAKYIVFDRCLRELFDICPVCKQKCDVQRRQMGTYVAFTQLCRACDYSRRWHSQPVVGSTPVGNLQLSAATYFTGGSFTQLEKICKAMQLQMFQYDTFRRHARSFLEPAIVHKWKSDQYNLLQRLHHQGGAVSVGGDMRADLPGLTAKYGSYTLMHLESNTIVDLQLVQSDEVAGRYHMEKEGLTRCLGVLGSNGLAVDYIVTDCDSQIQKFLRERKIPQFYDARHFEKGLSKKLSTLSKDKDCEVLKRWLPNIKQHVYWTASSSTSGPEKVAKWTSQINHMQNVHVHEDPIFPKCEHPNQSSRGPSKWLQPGSVALHKVEKVLVNQRVVKNVEKLSHHYRTPSLEDFHSVIQRFTPKNAVFPFMGMLCRLYLAVMHYNENAEKATSTGTSGSKSKKGELLPEPVKTKPTYNYVDELMKLVFEEVFEDPTPFVDLLKTIPIPNELPSQCERPSQEEVFSHHVFQNTDQSEQESPGVSGEEPTKECVPS, from the exons ATGTCGAGGAGACGCTGTGTCCTGCTCTGCGAGGTCAAGTGTCCTCTGTATGGACTCCCGAAGGAAGAGGACGTGAGGAACGAGTGGGTGGAGTTCATCTTTAAGCCCGTCCCCGTGCAGTACAACGCCAACCTGCTGCTGTGTTCGCGGCATTTCACCGAGGACTGCTTCGAGAACTGGGCCCAGTACACCACCGGGTTCTCCAAGCGCCTGCTGCTTAAAGAGGGTTCGGTTCCCAGTTTGTTGGGTCCACGTAGCGGTTCGGGATCACAGCCT CGTACATCACAGCGGGATCCCGATACCCTACCACTGCCATTTGTAGCCCGATTGCAGAGTACAGGGACTCAAACAGATCCTCCTCCAACGGCCTCAGTGGGCACAATGACGTCAAAAAAGATGGTGTCTGTAGCCACTCAGCTGTCCTGGGGAACTCTGAGGAGCAACCGCCGCAGAAGCAAAG CCATCCAGGTAAAGATGTCTTGTGTCAGTGTTGGCACCGAAACCACAACACTGTCTTCAACATCTGTGACGGACCAAGGTTTCAGACCAAGCAAACGACCTCGAGttgaagtggaggaggaggaggaggaggaggaggaggaagtggaggaggaagtggaagaggaagaggaagacccTCTTGACCCAACATATGGACCCATCGACTCTGATGTTTCAGAGGAATCAGAAATACC gttTGAGTCCAGTTCATCACACGAGGACGCGAAATACATCGTTTTTGATCGCTGCCTCAGAGAGCTGTTCGACATCTGTCCGGTGTGCAAACAGAAGTGTGACGTCCAGCGGCGGCAGATGGGTACCTATGTGGCGTTCACTCAGCTCTGCCGTGCGTGTGATTACTCCAGGCGGTGGCACAGTCAGCCCGTCGTTGGGAGCACCCCCGTTGGCAACCTTCAGCTGTCAGCAGCCACGTACTTCACCGGTGGATCCTTCACCCAACTGGAAAAG ATATGCAAGGCCATGCAGCTCCAGATGTTCCAGTACGACACCTTCAGGAGGCATGCTAGGAGCTTCCTGGAGCCCGCTATTGTCCACAAATGGAAGTCTGATCAGTATAACCTTCTGCAGCGGCTACACCACCAAGGGGGGGCGGTGTCAGTGGGCGGAGATATGCGAGCAGATTTACCAG GGCTCACAGCAAAGTACGGCAGCTACACGCTGATGCACCTGGAGAGCAACACCATCGTGGACCTCCAGCTtgttcag AGCGATGAAGTGGCTGGTAGGTACCACATGGAGAAGGAGGGGCTGACCCGGTGCCTGGGTGTTCTGGGGTCAAACGGTTTGGCCGTGGACTACATTGTTACAGATTGTGATTCACAGATCCAGAAGTTTCTGAGGGAACGAAAGATCCCTCAGTTCTATGACGCGCGGCACTTTGAGAAAG GTTTGTCCAAGAAACTAAGCACACTCTCCAAAGACAAGGACTGCGAGGTGTTGAAGAGGTGGCTGCCCAACATCAAACAACACGTCTACTGGACAGCCAGCTCTTCTACATCGGGGCCGGAGAAGGTGGCCAAGTGGACGTCACAGATCAACCACATGcaaaatgtgcatgtgcatgaaGACCCCATCTTCCCCAAATGTGAACATCCAAACCAATCGTCCAGGGGTCCAAGTAAATGGCTCCAACCAG GGTCAGTTGCACTCCACAAAGTGGAGAAAGTCCTGGTCAACCAGAGAGTCGTCAAAAACGTGGAGAAGCTGAGTCACCACTACAGGACACCTTCTCTGGAGGACTTCCACAGCGTGATCCAGCGTTTCACACCCAAGAATGCCGTTTTCCCTTTCATGGGAATGTTGTGCAG GTTGTACCTTGCGGTGATGCACTATAATGAAAATGCAGAGAAAGCAACGTCTACAGGAACATCGGGCTCCAAGTCAAAGAAGGGAGAACTCCTACCAGAGCCCGTTAAAACAAAGCCTACATACA ACTACGTGGATGAACTGATGAAGCTCGTCTTTGAGGAGGTGTTCGAGGACCCCACTCCGTTCGTTGACTTGTTGAAGACGATCCCCATCCCCAACGAGCTGCCGTCCCAGTGTG